A single region of the Lineus longissimus chromosome 14, tnLinLong1.2, whole genome shotgun sequence genome encodes:
- the LOC135498980 gene encoding tyrosine-protein kinase Fer-like isoform X3 yields the protein MSPPTPASNSCDVSYEMHWTRFTMGFGTELQRKESHEALLKLQDAEIRLLENMKQCLNLRIKSDRDYAKALTNVCNCAQKFENSDFNSPIFQGTTYKPAWNLIIKETQNLASIFKSRSDDLAANTMEKVTFLIQEKKGARKIYNDERNRLDFEIYRLQEEMNRNKNEYEKMMDRLRMDQARYEELYRKGKPGNKFDESKTRYLKTTSKLHKIHNEYVISVRDFKIQQTNFLKTILPNLLEFHQKIQETLVRQCKEILGEYVHLTDLTQEDIVKSHKDMAEHVTSVTPSKEYSEFLENHRSDPIEEELVTFDDLLLEDYNGCLCPDEIALNDLTVEQMKQLHTSYEDKIRSCETRMENKERDLQDVEEEIAKLPSELDDAQKADLLVKQKAALILKRELAELECHKEKYKDLYEFIHQPIETLGENIPQGLDLDDMPSDGTKSETISLNDTQASVSTLRTKLKLKNPFRKTVPTTPTRLPSKEVLEKRESYENGEKEVEKVEGATGESVQSSGIQIQNLEDEEWFHGVLPREEVQRLLKNNGDFLVRESRNRKTGEAQSVLSVFWNGHKHFIIQGGANNWRFEGPSFPTVQELIDHQLKSDLPVTVRSQAILKRAIVRSDWQLKNDEVILGPKIGNGNFGDVCRGTFKGTEVAVKTCKEVLDEDMRKKFLKEGQILKQYDHPNIVKLIGIAAQRQPIMIVMEYVPGGSLLNFLKQQGMKQSAKQLIQMCIDAAAGMAYLESRNCIHRDLAARNCLVGIENVVKIADFGMSREEEIYIVSDGLKQIPIKWTAPEALEYAKYTSKCDVWSYGILMWEVFSLGDTPYRGMTNAQAKLQVLNGYRMPLPAGCPADAYALMLRCWDIKPEKRPHFEEIHTELKSIHRRS from the exons ATGTCCCCACCAACTCCTGCCTCCAACTCATGTGATGTGAGCTATGAGATGCATTGGACCAGAT TCACGATGGGGTTTGGCACGGAACTGCAGCGTAAGGAATCTCATGAGGCTCTGTTGAAGCTGCAAGATGCAGAGATTCGTCTCTTGGAGAACATGAAACAATGTCTGAACCTACGAATCAAGAGTGACCGAGACTACGCCAAGGCTTTGACCAATGTCTGTAATTGTGCACAGAAGTTTGAGAACTCAGATTTCAATTCACCTATATTCCAG GGGACCACTTATAAACCA GCATGGAACCTTATCATCAAGGAGACTCAAAACTTGGCTTCGATCTTCAAATCACGGTCAGATGACCTCGCTGCCAACACCATGGAGAAGGTCACATTCCTTATCCAAGAGAAGAAGGGAGCACGCAAGATTTATAATGATGAACGGAATCGGCTTGACTTTGAAATATACCGG CTTCAAGAGGAGATGAATCGTAACAAGAATGAGTATGAGAAGATGATGGACAGGTTACGTATGGATCAGGCGAGATATGAGGAGCTTTATAGGAAAG GAAAACCTGGGAACAAATTTGACGAATCAAAAACTCGCTACTTGAAGACGACGTCGAAACTTCATAAAATTCATAACGAATACGTTATCTCAGTGCGCgatttcaaaattcaacaaaCAAACTTTCTCAAAACTATTCTTCCAAATCTGTTggagtttcatcaaaaaattcagGAAACATTAGTTAGACAATG TAAGGAGATACTAGGTGAATACGTGCATCTCACCGATCTGACCCAGGAAGATATCGTGAAATCTCATAAAGATATGGCAGAGCATGTGACATCTGTCACACCAAGCAAAGAATACTCAGAGTTTCTGGAAAATCACCG GAGTGATCCAATAGAAGAagagctggtgacctttgatgACCTCTTGCTCGAAGACTATAATGGTTGTTTATGTCCCGATGAGATTGCACTCAATGACCTCACAGTGGAACAAATGAAGCAATT ACACACATCCTACGAAGACAAGATCCGGTCATGTGAAACGAGGATGGAGAACAAGGAGAGAGATCTCCAGGATGTCGAGGAAGAAATTGCCAAACTGCCGTCAGAGCTGGATGACGCACAGAAAGCAGA TTTGTTAGTGAAACAAAAGGCTGCTCTGATCCTGAAGCGGGAATTAGCCGAGCTCGAATGTCACAAGGAGAAATATAAAGACTTGTACGAGTTTATACACCAGCCTATCGAAACACTTGGTGAGAATATCCCGCAGGGACTTGATCTGGATGACATGCCGTCGGACGGGACAAAG TCGGAAACCATCAGCCTTAACGACACTCAGGCGAGTGTCTCCACACTGCGCACAAAACTAAAGCTAAAGAACCCGTTCAGGAAGACGGTACCGACCACACCTACGCGGCTGCCGAGTAAGGAGGTGCTTGAGAAGAGAGAGTCATACGAGAATGGAGAGAAGGAGGTAGAGAAGGTGGAAGGTGCTACGGGAGAGAGTGTTCAG AGCTCGGGCATTCAGATCCAGAACTTGGAGGATGAGGAATGGTTCCATGGCGTGCTACCGCGAGAAGAGGTTCAACGTCTCCTCAAGAATAACGGTGACTTCTTGGTACGGGAGAGTCGTAACAGAAAGACTGGTGAGGCACAGTCTGTGCTCTCAGTGTTTTGGAACGGTCATAAGCATTTCATCATTCAAGGAGGAGCG AACAACTGGCGGTTTGAGGGACCATCCTTCCCGACGGTTCAAGAACTCATCGACCACCAGCTGAAGTCAGACCTGCCCGTTACCGTACGGTCGCAGGCAATATTAAAACGTGCGATTGTGAGGAGTGACTGGCAGTTAAAGAATGATGAAGTGATTCTCGGGCCAAAGATTGGAAAC GGTAACTTTGGAGATGTTTGTCGAGGGACATTCAAGGGTACAGAGGTTGCCGTGAAAACGTGCAAGGAGGTCCTTGATGAGGATATGAGGAAGAAGTTCCTGAAGGAAGGCCAGATCCTGAAGCAGTATGACCACCCGAATATCGTCAAGCTGATTGGGATAGCGGCACAGAGGCAGCCAATCATGATCGTGATGGAATATGTGCCTG GTGGTTCTTTGCTGAACTTCCTCAAGCAGCAGGGGATGAAGCAATCTGCCAAACAGCTCATCCAGATGTGTATTGATGCCGCCGCTGGCATGGCTTATCTCGAGTCGAGGAATTGTATTCACAG GGATTTAGCTGCTCGCAACTGCCTTGTAGgaattgaaaatgttgtcaaaatAGCGGACTTTGGGATGTCACGAGAGGAAGAGATTTATATCGTGTCTGACGGCCTCAAGCAGATTCCCATCAAGTGGACAGCACCTGAGGCCCTGGAGTATG CTAAATACACGTCTAAGTGTGACGTGTGGAGTTATGGCATCTTGATGTGGGAAGTGTTCTCTCTTGGGGACACCCCGTATAGGGGAATGACTAACGCACAAGCCAAACTACAAGTCCTCAATG GTTACCGGATGCCTCTCCCTGCTGGATGCCCGGCTGATGCGTACGCCCTCATGCTGAGATGCTGGGACATCAAACCGGAAAAACGGCCgcattttgaagaaattcaCACAGAACTGAAGTCTATACATCGTCGGTCATGA
- the LOC135498980 gene encoding tyrosine-protein kinase Fer-like isoform X1 translates to MSPPTPASNSCDVSYEMHWTRFTMGFGTELQRKESHEALLKLQDAEIRLLENMKQCLNLRIKSDRDYAKALTNVCNCAQKFENSDFNSPIFQGTTYKPAWNLIIKETQNLASIFKSRSDDLAANTMEKVTFLIQEKKGARKIYNDERNRLDFEIYRLQEEMNRNKNEYEKMMDRLRMDQARYEELYRKGKPGNKFDESKTRYLKTTSKLHKIHNEYVISVRDFKIQQTNFLKTILPNLLEFHQKIQETLVRQCKEILGEYVHLTDLTQEDIVKSHKDMAEHVTSVTPSKEYSEFLENHRSDPIEEELVTFDDLLLEDYNGCLCPDEIALNDLTVEQMKQLHTSYEDKIRSCETRMENKERDLQDVEEEIAKLPSELDDAQKADLLVKQKAALILKRELAELECHKEKYKDLYEFIHQPIETLGENIPQGLDLDDMPSDGTKVANHRIKKSETISLNDTQASVSTLRTKLKLKNPFRKTVPTTPTRLPSKEVLEKRESYENGEKEVEKVEGATGESVQSSGIQIQNLEDEEWFHGVLPREEVQRLLKNNGDFLVRESRNRKTGEAQSVLSVFWNGHKHFIIQGGANNWRFEGPSFPTVQELIDHQLKSDLPVTVRSQAILKRAIVRSDWQLKNDEVILGPKIGNGNFGDVCRGTFKGTEVAVKTCKEVLDEDMRKKFLKEGQILKQYDHPNIVKLIGIAAQRQPIMIVMEYVPGGSLLNFLKQQGMKQSAKQLIQMCIDAAAGMAYLESRNCIHRDLAARNCLVGIENVVKIADFGMSREEEIYIVSDGLKQIPIKWTAPEALEYAKYTSKCDVWSYGILMWEVFSLGDTPYRGMTNAQAKLQVLNGYRMPLPAGCPADAYALMLRCWDIKPEKRPHFEEIHTELKSIHRRS, encoded by the exons ATGTCCCCACCAACTCCTGCCTCCAACTCATGTGATGTGAGCTATGAGATGCATTGGACCAGAT TCACGATGGGGTTTGGCACGGAACTGCAGCGTAAGGAATCTCATGAGGCTCTGTTGAAGCTGCAAGATGCAGAGATTCGTCTCTTGGAGAACATGAAACAATGTCTGAACCTACGAATCAAGAGTGACCGAGACTACGCCAAGGCTTTGACCAATGTCTGTAATTGTGCACAGAAGTTTGAGAACTCAGATTTCAATTCACCTATATTCCAG GGGACCACTTATAAACCA GCATGGAACCTTATCATCAAGGAGACTCAAAACTTGGCTTCGATCTTCAAATCACGGTCAGATGACCTCGCTGCCAACACCATGGAGAAGGTCACATTCCTTATCCAAGAGAAGAAGGGAGCACGCAAGATTTATAATGATGAACGGAATCGGCTTGACTTTGAAATATACCGG CTTCAAGAGGAGATGAATCGTAACAAGAATGAGTATGAGAAGATGATGGACAGGTTACGTATGGATCAGGCGAGATATGAGGAGCTTTATAGGAAAG GAAAACCTGGGAACAAATTTGACGAATCAAAAACTCGCTACTTGAAGACGACGTCGAAACTTCATAAAATTCATAACGAATACGTTATCTCAGTGCGCgatttcaaaattcaacaaaCAAACTTTCTCAAAACTATTCTTCCAAATCTGTTggagtttcatcaaaaaattcagGAAACATTAGTTAGACAATG TAAGGAGATACTAGGTGAATACGTGCATCTCACCGATCTGACCCAGGAAGATATCGTGAAATCTCATAAAGATATGGCAGAGCATGTGACATCTGTCACACCAAGCAAAGAATACTCAGAGTTTCTGGAAAATCACCG GAGTGATCCAATAGAAGAagagctggtgacctttgatgACCTCTTGCTCGAAGACTATAATGGTTGTTTATGTCCCGATGAGATTGCACTCAATGACCTCACAGTGGAACAAATGAAGCAATT ACACACATCCTACGAAGACAAGATCCGGTCATGTGAAACGAGGATGGAGAACAAGGAGAGAGATCTCCAGGATGTCGAGGAAGAAATTGCCAAACTGCCGTCAGAGCTGGATGACGCACAGAAAGCAGA TTTGTTAGTGAAACAAAAGGCTGCTCTGATCCTGAAGCGGGAATTAGCCGAGCTCGAATGTCACAAGGAGAAATATAAAGACTTGTACGAGTTTATACACCAGCCTATCGAAACACTTGGTGAGAATATCCCGCAGGGACTTGATCTGGATGACATGCCGTCGGACGGGACAAAGGTAGCAAATCATAGAATCAAAAAG TCGGAAACCATCAGCCTTAACGACACTCAGGCGAGTGTCTCCACACTGCGCACAAAACTAAAGCTAAAGAACCCGTTCAGGAAGACGGTACCGACCACACCTACGCGGCTGCCGAGTAAGGAGGTGCTTGAGAAGAGAGAGTCATACGAGAATGGAGAGAAGGAGGTAGAGAAGGTGGAAGGTGCTACGGGAGAGAGTGTTCAG AGCTCGGGCATTCAGATCCAGAACTTGGAGGATGAGGAATGGTTCCATGGCGTGCTACCGCGAGAAGAGGTTCAACGTCTCCTCAAGAATAACGGTGACTTCTTGGTACGGGAGAGTCGTAACAGAAAGACTGGTGAGGCACAGTCTGTGCTCTCAGTGTTTTGGAACGGTCATAAGCATTTCATCATTCAAGGAGGAGCG AACAACTGGCGGTTTGAGGGACCATCCTTCCCGACGGTTCAAGAACTCATCGACCACCAGCTGAAGTCAGACCTGCCCGTTACCGTACGGTCGCAGGCAATATTAAAACGTGCGATTGTGAGGAGTGACTGGCAGTTAAAGAATGATGAAGTGATTCTCGGGCCAAAGATTGGAAAC GGTAACTTTGGAGATGTTTGTCGAGGGACATTCAAGGGTACAGAGGTTGCCGTGAAAACGTGCAAGGAGGTCCTTGATGAGGATATGAGGAAGAAGTTCCTGAAGGAAGGCCAGATCCTGAAGCAGTATGACCACCCGAATATCGTCAAGCTGATTGGGATAGCGGCACAGAGGCAGCCAATCATGATCGTGATGGAATATGTGCCTG GTGGTTCTTTGCTGAACTTCCTCAAGCAGCAGGGGATGAAGCAATCTGCCAAACAGCTCATCCAGATGTGTATTGATGCCGCCGCTGGCATGGCTTATCTCGAGTCGAGGAATTGTATTCACAG GGATTTAGCTGCTCGCAACTGCCTTGTAGgaattgaaaatgttgtcaaaatAGCGGACTTTGGGATGTCACGAGAGGAAGAGATTTATATCGTGTCTGACGGCCTCAAGCAGATTCCCATCAAGTGGACAGCACCTGAGGCCCTGGAGTATG CTAAATACACGTCTAAGTGTGACGTGTGGAGTTATGGCATCTTGATGTGGGAAGTGTTCTCTCTTGGGGACACCCCGTATAGGGGAATGACTAACGCACAAGCCAAACTACAAGTCCTCAATG GTTACCGGATGCCTCTCCCTGCTGGATGCCCGGCTGATGCGTACGCCCTCATGCTGAGATGCTGGGACATCAAACCGGAAAAACGGCCgcattttgaagaaattcaCACAGAACTGAAGTCTATACATCGTCGGTCATGA
- the LOC135498980 gene encoding tyrosine-protein kinase Fer-like isoform X4 has translation MGFGTELQRKESHEALLKLQDAEIRLLENMKQCLNLRIKSDRDYAKALTNVCNCAQKFENSDFNSPIFQGTTYKPAWNLIIKETQNLASIFKSRSDDLAANTMEKVTFLIQEKKGARKIYNDERNRLDFEIYRLQEEMNRNKNEYEKMMDRLRMDQARYEELYRKGKPGNKFDESKTRYLKTTSKLHKIHNEYVISVRDFKIQQTNFLKTILPNLLEFHQKIQETLVRQCKEILGEYVHLTDLTQEDIVKSHKDMAEHVTSVTPSKEYSEFLENHRSDPIEEELVTFDDLLLEDYNGCLCPDEIALNDLTVEQMKQLHTSYEDKIRSCETRMENKERDLQDVEEEIAKLPSELDDAQKADLLVKQKAALILKRELAELECHKEKYKDLYEFIHQPIETLGENIPQGLDLDDMPSDGTKVANHRIKKSETISLNDTQASVSTLRTKLKLKNPFRKTVPTTPTRLPSKEVLEKRESYENGEKEVEKVEGATGESVQSSGIQIQNLEDEEWFHGVLPREEVQRLLKNNGDFLVRESRNRKTGEAQSVLSVFWNGHKHFIIQGGANNWRFEGPSFPTVQELIDHQLKSDLPVTVRSQAILKRAIVRSDWQLKNDEVILGPKIGNGNFGDVCRGTFKGTEVAVKTCKEVLDEDMRKKFLKEGQILKQYDHPNIVKLIGIAAQRQPIMIVMEYVPGGSLLNFLKQQGMKQSAKQLIQMCIDAAAGMAYLESRNCIHRDLAARNCLVGIENVVKIADFGMSREEEIYIVSDGLKQIPIKWTAPEALEYAKYTSKCDVWSYGILMWEVFSLGDTPYRGMTNAQAKLQVLNGYRMPLPAGCPADAYALMLRCWDIKPEKRPHFEEIHTELKSIHRRS, from the exons ATGGGGTTTGGCACGGAACTGCAGCGTAAGGAATCTCATGAGGCTCTGTTGAAGCTGCAAGATGCAGAGATTCGTCTCTTGGAGAACATGAAACAATGTCTGAACCTACGAATCAAGAGTGACCGAGACTACGCCAAGGCTTTGACCAATGTCTGTAATTGTGCACAGAAGTTTGAGAACTCAGATTTCAATTCACCTATATTCCAG GGGACCACTTATAAACCA GCATGGAACCTTATCATCAAGGAGACTCAAAACTTGGCTTCGATCTTCAAATCACGGTCAGATGACCTCGCTGCCAACACCATGGAGAAGGTCACATTCCTTATCCAAGAGAAGAAGGGAGCACGCAAGATTTATAATGATGAACGGAATCGGCTTGACTTTGAAATATACCGG CTTCAAGAGGAGATGAATCGTAACAAGAATGAGTATGAGAAGATGATGGACAGGTTACGTATGGATCAGGCGAGATATGAGGAGCTTTATAGGAAAG GAAAACCTGGGAACAAATTTGACGAATCAAAAACTCGCTACTTGAAGACGACGTCGAAACTTCATAAAATTCATAACGAATACGTTATCTCAGTGCGCgatttcaaaattcaacaaaCAAACTTTCTCAAAACTATTCTTCCAAATCTGTTggagtttcatcaaaaaattcagGAAACATTAGTTAGACAATG TAAGGAGATACTAGGTGAATACGTGCATCTCACCGATCTGACCCAGGAAGATATCGTGAAATCTCATAAAGATATGGCAGAGCATGTGACATCTGTCACACCAAGCAAAGAATACTCAGAGTTTCTGGAAAATCACCG GAGTGATCCAATAGAAGAagagctggtgacctttgatgACCTCTTGCTCGAAGACTATAATGGTTGTTTATGTCCCGATGAGATTGCACTCAATGACCTCACAGTGGAACAAATGAAGCAATT ACACACATCCTACGAAGACAAGATCCGGTCATGTGAAACGAGGATGGAGAACAAGGAGAGAGATCTCCAGGATGTCGAGGAAGAAATTGCCAAACTGCCGTCAGAGCTGGATGACGCACAGAAAGCAGA TTTGTTAGTGAAACAAAAGGCTGCTCTGATCCTGAAGCGGGAATTAGCCGAGCTCGAATGTCACAAGGAGAAATATAAAGACTTGTACGAGTTTATACACCAGCCTATCGAAACACTTGGTGAGAATATCCCGCAGGGACTTGATCTGGATGACATGCCGTCGGACGGGACAAAGGTAGCAAATCATAGAATCAAAAAG TCGGAAACCATCAGCCTTAACGACACTCAGGCGAGTGTCTCCACACTGCGCACAAAACTAAAGCTAAAGAACCCGTTCAGGAAGACGGTACCGACCACACCTACGCGGCTGCCGAGTAAGGAGGTGCTTGAGAAGAGAGAGTCATACGAGAATGGAGAGAAGGAGGTAGAGAAGGTGGAAGGTGCTACGGGAGAGAGTGTTCAG AGCTCGGGCATTCAGATCCAGAACTTGGAGGATGAGGAATGGTTCCATGGCGTGCTACCGCGAGAAGAGGTTCAACGTCTCCTCAAGAATAACGGTGACTTCTTGGTACGGGAGAGTCGTAACAGAAAGACTGGTGAGGCACAGTCTGTGCTCTCAGTGTTTTGGAACGGTCATAAGCATTTCATCATTCAAGGAGGAGCG AACAACTGGCGGTTTGAGGGACCATCCTTCCCGACGGTTCAAGAACTCATCGACCACCAGCTGAAGTCAGACCTGCCCGTTACCGTACGGTCGCAGGCAATATTAAAACGTGCGATTGTGAGGAGTGACTGGCAGTTAAAGAATGATGAAGTGATTCTCGGGCCAAAGATTGGAAAC GGTAACTTTGGAGATGTTTGTCGAGGGACATTCAAGGGTACAGAGGTTGCCGTGAAAACGTGCAAGGAGGTCCTTGATGAGGATATGAGGAAGAAGTTCCTGAAGGAAGGCCAGATCCTGAAGCAGTATGACCACCCGAATATCGTCAAGCTGATTGGGATAGCGGCACAGAGGCAGCCAATCATGATCGTGATGGAATATGTGCCTG GTGGTTCTTTGCTGAACTTCCTCAAGCAGCAGGGGATGAAGCAATCTGCCAAACAGCTCATCCAGATGTGTATTGATGCCGCCGCTGGCATGGCTTATCTCGAGTCGAGGAATTGTATTCACAG GGATTTAGCTGCTCGCAACTGCCTTGTAGgaattgaaaatgttgtcaaaatAGCGGACTTTGGGATGTCACGAGAGGAAGAGATTTATATCGTGTCTGACGGCCTCAAGCAGATTCCCATCAAGTGGACAGCACCTGAGGCCCTGGAGTATG CTAAATACACGTCTAAGTGTGACGTGTGGAGTTATGGCATCTTGATGTGGGAAGTGTTCTCTCTTGGGGACACCCCGTATAGGGGAATGACTAACGCACAAGCCAAACTACAAGTCCTCAATG GTTACCGGATGCCTCTCCCTGCTGGATGCCCGGCTGATGCGTACGCCCTCATGCTGAGATGCTGGGACATCAAACCGGAAAAACGGCCgcattttgaagaaattcaCACAGAACTGAAGTCTATACATCGTCGGTCATGA
- the LOC135498980 gene encoding tyrosine-protein kinase Fer-like isoform X2, giving the protein MSPPTPASNSCDVSYEMHWTRFTMGFGTELQRKESHEALLKLQDAEIRLLENMKQCLNLRIKSDRDYAKALTNVCNCAQKFENSDFNSPIFQAWNLIIKETQNLASIFKSRSDDLAANTMEKVTFLIQEKKGARKIYNDERNRLDFEIYRLQEEMNRNKNEYEKMMDRLRMDQARYEELYRKGKPGNKFDESKTRYLKTTSKLHKIHNEYVISVRDFKIQQTNFLKTILPNLLEFHQKIQETLVRQCKEILGEYVHLTDLTQEDIVKSHKDMAEHVTSVTPSKEYSEFLENHRSDPIEEELVTFDDLLLEDYNGCLCPDEIALNDLTVEQMKQLHTSYEDKIRSCETRMENKERDLQDVEEEIAKLPSELDDAQKADLLVKQKAALILKRELAELECHKEKYKDLYEFIHQPIETLGENIPQGLDLDDMPSDGTKVANHRIKKSETISLNDTQASVSTLRTKLKLKNPFRKTVPTTPTRLPSKEVLEKRESYENGEKEVEKVEGATGESVQSSGIQIQNLEDEEWFHGVLPREEVQRLLKNNGDFLVRESRNRKTGEAQSVLSVFWNGHKHFIIQGGANNWRFEGPSFPTVQELIDHQLKSDLPVTVRSQAILKRAIVRSDWQLKNDEVILGPKIGNGNFGDVCRGTFKGTEVAVKTCKEVLDEDMRKKFLKEGQILKQYDHPNIVKLIGIAAQRQPIMIVMEYVPGGSLLNFLKQQGMKQSAKQLIQMCIDAAAGMAYLESRNCIHRDLAARNCLVGIENVVKIADFGMSREEEIYIVSDGLKQIPIKWTAPEALEYAKYTSKCDVWSYGILMWEVFSLGDTPYRGMTNAQAKLQVLNGYRMPLPAGCPADAYALMLRCWDIKPEKRPHFEEIHTELKSIHRRS; this is encoded by the exons ATGTCCCCACCAACTCCTGCCTCCAACTCATGTGATGTGAGCTATGAGATGCATTGGACCAGAT TCACGATGGGGTTTGGCACGGAACTGCAGCGTAAGGAATCTCATGAGGCTCTGTTGAAGCTGCAAGATGCAGAGATTCGTCTCTTGGAGAACATGAAACAATGTCTGAACCTACGAATCAAGAGTGACCGAGACTACGCCAAGGCTTTGACCAATGTCTGTAATTGTGCACAGAAGTTTGAGAACTCAGATTTCAATTCACCTATATTCCAG GCATGGAACCTTATCATCAAGGAGACTCAAAACTTGGCTTCGATCTTCAAATCACGGTCAGATGACCTCGCTGCCAACACCATGGAGAAGGTCACATTCCTTATCCAAGAGAAGAAGGGAGCACGCAAGATTTATAATGATGAACGGAATCGGCTTGACTTTGAAATATACCGG CTTCAAGAGGAGATGAATCGTAACAAGAATGAGTATGAGAAGATGATGGACAGGTTACGTATGGATCAGGCGAGATATGAGGAGCTTTATAGGAAAG GAAAACCTGGGAACAAATTTGACGAATCAAAAACTCGCTACTTGAAGACGACGTCGAAACTTCATAAAATTCATAACGAATACGTTATCTCAGTGCGCgatttcaaaattcaacaaaCAAACTTTCTCAAAACTATTCTTCCAAATCTGTTggagtttcatcaaaaaattcagGAAACATTAGTTAGACAATG TAAGGAGATACTAGGTGAATACGTGCATCTCACCGATCTGACCCAGGAAGATATCGTGAAATCTCATAAAGATATGGCAGAGCATGTGACATCTGTCACACCAAGCAAAGAATACTCAGAGTTTCTGGAAAATCACCG GAGTGATCCAATAGAAGAagagctggtgacctttgatgACCTCTTGCTCGAAGACTATAATGGTTGTTTATGTCCCGATGAGATTGCACTCAATGACCTCACAGTGGAACAAATGAAGCAATT ACACACATCCTACGAAGACAAGATCCGGTCATGTGAAACGAGGATGGAGAACAAGGAGAGAGATCTCCAGGATGTCGAGGAAGAAATTGCCAAACTGCCGTCAGAGCTGGATGACGCACAGAAAGCAGA TTTGTTAGTGAAACAAAAGGCTGCTCTGATCCTGAAGCGGGAATTAGCCGAGCTCGAATGTCACAAGGAGAAATATAAAGACTTGTACGAGTTTATACACCAGCCTATCGAAACACTTGGTGAGAATATCCCGCAGGGACTTGATCTGGATGACATGCCGTCGGACGGGACAAAGGTAGCAAATCATAGAATCAAAAAG TCGGAAACCATCAGCCTTAACGACACTCAGGCGAGTGTCTCCACACTGCGCACAAAACTAAAGCTAAAGAACCCGTTCAGGAAGACGGTACCGACCACACCTACGCGGCTGCCGAGTAAGGAGGTGCTTGAGAAGAGAGAGTCATACGAGAATGGAGAGAAGGAGGTAGAGAAGGTGGAAGGTGCTACGGGAGAGAGTGTTCAG AGCTCGGGCATTCAGATCCAGAACTTGGAGGATGAGGAATGGTTCCATGGCGTGCTACCGCGAGAAGAGGTTCAACGTCTCCTCAAGAATAACGGTGACTTCTTGGTACGGGAGAGTCGTAACAGAAAGACTGGTGAGGCACAGTCTGTGCTCTCAGTGTTTTGGAACGGTCATAAGCATTTCATCATTCAAGGAGGAGCG AACAACTGGCGGTTTGAGGGACCATCCTTCCCGACGGTTCAAGAACTCATCGACCACCAGCTGAAGTCAGACCTGCCCGTTACCGTACGGTCGCAGGCAATATTAAAACGTGCGATTGTGAGGAGTGACTGGCAGTTAAAGAATGATGAAGTGATTCTCGGGCCAAAGATTGGAAAC GGTAACTTTGGAGATGTTTGTCGAGGGACATTCAAGGGTACAGAGGTTGCCGTGAAAACGTGCAAGGAGGTCCTTGATGAGGATATGAGGAAGAAGTTCCTGAAGGAAGGCCAGATCCTGAAGCAGTATGACCACCCGAATATCGTCAAGCTGATTGGGATAGCGGCACAGAGGCAGCCAATCATGATCGTGATGGAATATGTGCCTG GTGGTTCTTTGCTGAACTTCCTCAAGCAGCAGGGGATGAAGCAATCTGCCAAACAGCTCATCCAGATGTGTATTGATGCCGCCGCTGGCATGGCTTATCTCGAGTCGAGGAATTGTATTCACAG GGATTTAGCTGCTCGCAACTGCCTTGTAGgaattgaaaatgttgtcaaaatAGCGGACTTTGGGATGTCACGAGAGGAAGAGATTTATATCGTGTCTGACGGCCTCAAGCAGATTCCCATCAAGTGGACAGCACCTGAGGCCCTGGAGTATG CTAAATACACGTCTAAGTGTGACGTGTGGAGTTATGGCATCTTGATGTGGGAAGTGTTCTCTCTTGGGGACACCCCGTATAGGGGAATGACTAACGCACAAGCCAAACTACAAGTCCTCAATG GTTACCGGATGCCTCTCCCTGCTGGATGCCCGGCTGATGCGTACGCCCTCATGCTGAGATGCTGGGACATCAAACCGGAAAAACGGCCgcattttgaagaaattcaCACAGAACTGAAGTCTATACATCGTCGGTCATGA